The following coding sequences are from one Gossypium hirsutum isolate 1008001.06 chromosome A12, Gossypium_hirsutum_v2.1, whole genome shotgun sequence window:
- the LOC107932159 gene encoding uncharacterized protein, with protein MNVSLFQFSPNCLPQVGKFRNHPSISNNRPNTKIPCTKNKLSDSALALDLAINVQKINTHLEQKEKAMKKSKEFLFTELCQYLSLKEEEMNKKWRKMREEEKWVLINKFVDEWSVHFYPLSARSVKEMVDEYLQDDNRSDPPMFPGLKRLLGMSKDA; from the coding sequence ATGAACGTCTCTCTGTTCCAGTTTTCCCCGAATTGCCTCCCACAGGTTGGGAAGTTCCGAAACCATCCTTCCATCTCCAACAATAGACCCAATACTAAGATTCCATGCACCAAAAACAAGCTCAGCGATTCAGCCCTGGCTTTAGATTTGGCAATCAATGTGCAAAAGATTAACACCCATTTGGAGCAAAAAGAGAAAGCCAtgaagaaaagcaaagagtttcTGTTCACAGAGTTGTGCCAGTATTTGTCATTGAAAGAAGAGGAAATGAACAAGAAATGGAGAAAGATGAGAGAAGAGGAGAAATGGGTTTTGATTAACAAGTTCGTTGATGAATGGAGTGTTCATTTTTATCCTTTATCTGCTAGATCAGTTAAGGAAATGGTGGATGAATATTTGCAAGATGATAACAGGTCTGATCCACCTATGTTTCCTGGTTTGAAGAGATTGCTGGGGATGTCAAAAGATGCTTAA
- the LOC107932141 gene encoding protein RMD5 homolog produces MELDTLKDAFDRVVKRQKLSSFRSQEIVDQVGHEIEQALAKIKAINDPLSPVHLKSILSELKLKLNTVGPLNLLEGLQKERNINFSKYPKLLEKSFNPDISKAYRNVDFDFHLVNQIVANHFYQQGLFDLGDCLIDEAGEPEAIAIRSHFLEMYQVLEALKVKNLGPALNWITLNREKLNQNGSMLELKLHRLQFVEIVKKGTKADALSYARTHLAPFASLHMNEFQKLVVCIIWVGKLDSCPHAELMAPTHWEEFTQEIIKQFCSLVGQSYWSPLSVAVAAGIEGLPTLLKLANVMAAKRQEWQEMKQLPVPVELGKELQFHSIFVCPVSRDQGSEENPPMLMPCLHVLCNQSIMKLSKNTSRTFKCPYCPTEASAAQCRQLHF; encoded by the coding sequence ATGGAACTGGACACCCTAAAAGATGCATTTGACCGTGTTGTTAAGAGACAGAAATTGTCCTCCTTTAGATCCCAAGAAATAGTTGATCAAGTTGGGCATGAAATTGAGCAGGCTTTGGCAAAAATCAAGGCCATTAACGATCCCTTGTCCCCTGTTCATCTGAAATCTATTCTTTCTGAGTTAAAACTGAAGCTCAATACTGTTGGTCCACTGAACCTGTTAGAAGGACTGCAGAAGGAGCGTAACATAAACTTCAGCAAGTACCCTAAACTTCTCGAAAAGTCCTTCAACCCCGACATATCCAAGGCGTATAGAAATGTTGACTTTGACTTCCACCTAGTGAACCAGATAGTTGCAAATCACTTTTATCAGCAAGGCTTGTTTGACCTTGGAGATTGCCTCATAGATGAAGCTGGAGAACCAGAGGCAATTGCGATAAGATCTCATTTCTTAGAAATGTATCAAGTACTTGAAGCTTTGAAGGTTAAGAACCTCGGGCCTGCTTTGAATTGGATCACTCTCAATCGTGAGAAGCTCAACCAAAATGGTTCAATGCTTGAGCTAAAACTTCACAGGCTTCAATTCGTGGAGATTGTAAAGAAAGGAACTAAAGCTGATGCACTTAGTTATGCTAGAACTCACCTTGCCCCGTTTGCTTCTCTGCACATGAACGAGTTTCAGAAGCTTGTGGTTTGCATCATATGGGTGGGAAAGCTCGATAGCTGCCCTCATGCTGAGTTAATGGCTCCTACCCATTGGGAAGAATTTACTCAGGAGATCATCAAACAGTTCTGCAGTCTCGTGGGACAATCGTATTGGAGCCCATTGAGTGTGGCCGTAGCAGCCGGCATTGAAGGGTTGCCTACACTGCTGAAGCTGGCTAATGTAATGGCAGCAAAGAGGCAAGAGTGGCAAGAAATGAAACAATTACCAGTCCCTGTGGAGTTAGGAAAGGAACTCCAGTTCCACTCCATATTTGTATGTCCTGTAAGTAGAGATCAAGGCAGCGAAGAGAATCCACCAATGCTAATGCCATGCCTGCATGTCCTTTGCAATCAATCAATCATGAAGCTGTCAAAAAACACATCTCGGACATTTAAATGTCCTTACTGTCCAACAGAGGCTTCAGCTGCACAGTGCAGGCAACTTCACTTCTGA
- the LOC107932150 gene encoding peptide methionine sulfoxide reductase B5 gives MGLHVLKTTPLSSSYSKALLLATTAKPAAFAAAVLPCNPRLRFPFSSPKAITSSGYGSFLHLRKRGFRGSVVLTMAASGSVQKSEEEWSAILSPEQFRILRQKGTEYPGTGEYGKFFEEGIYKCAGCGTPLYKSTTKFNSGCGWPAFYEGLPGAINRHPDPDGMRTEITCAACGGHLGHVFKGEGFPTPTDERHCVNSISLKFIPANSSE, from the exons ATGGGCCTTCACGTCCTTAAAACGACGCCTCTTTCGTCTTCCTACTCCAAAGCTTTACTCCTCGCCACCACTGCAAAACCCGCCGCTTTCGCTGCTGCTGTTCTTCCTTGTAATCCCCGCTTGAGATTTCCATTTTCTTCACCAAAGGCCATCACTTCATCTGGGTATGGGAGTTTCCTTCATCTGAGGAAGCGTGGGTTTCGTGGGAGTGTCGTCTTAACCATGGCTGCTTCTGGTTCCGTCCAGAAGTCTGAGGAAGAGTGGAGTGCTATTCTTTCCCCAGAGCAGTTTCGAATTTTGAGACAAAAGGGCACCGA GTATCCAGGCACCGGAGAATATGGTAAGTTCTTCGAAGAGGGTATCTATAAATGTGCGGGATGTGGGACTCCTCTTTACAAGTCCACTACAAAATTTAATTCAGGTTGTGGGTGGCCAGCTTTCTATGAGGGTCTCCCTGGAGCCATAAATCGCCAT CCGGACCCGGATGGGATGAGGACTGAAATCACTTGTGCCGCTTGTGGTGGCCATTTGGGCCATGTATTTAAAGGTGAAGGGTTTCCAACACCCACCGATGAGCGCCATTGTGTCAATAGCATATCACTCAAGTTTATTCCTGCAAATTCTTCGGAGTGA